The following are from one region of the Microtus pennsylvanicus isolate mMicPen1 chromosome 15, mMicPen1.hap1, whole genome shotgun sequence genome:
- the Clu gene encoding clusterin, whose amino-acid sequence MKILLLCVALLLTWDNGVVLGEEEISDNELQEMSSQGSKYINKEIQNAVQGVKEIKTLIEKTNAERKSLLSSLEEAKKKKEDALDETRDSEMKLKAFPEVCNETMMALWEECKPCLKQTCMKFYARVCRSGSGLVGRQLEEFLNQSSPFYFWMNGDRIDSLMESDRQQSQALDAMQDRFTRASGIMDTLFQDRFFTHEPQDSHYLSPFGFPSHRRPHFLYPKSRLVRSLLPLSHFGPLSFHDMFQPFFDMIHQAQQAMDIQFHSPAFQFPDMDLLREGEDDRAVCKEIRHNSTGCLKMKGQCEKCQEILSVDCSANNPAQAHLRQELNDSLQLAERLTQRYNELLHSLQTKMLNTSSLLEQLNEQFNWVSQLANLTQDEDEYYLRVSTVTTHSSDSDVPSRVTEVVVKLFDSDPITVVLPEEVSRDNPKFMDTVAEKALQEYRKKSRVE is encoded by the exons AAATGTCCTCTCAAGGGAGTAAGTACATTAATAAGGAAATTCAAAATGCCGTCCAGGGAGTAAAGGAGATAAAGACCCTCATAGAAAAAACCAATGCGGAGCGCAAGTCACTGCTCAGCAGTTTAGAGGAAgccaagaagaagaaggag GATGCTCTAGACGAGACCAGGGATTCTGAAATGAAGCTGAAGGCCTTCCCGGAAGTGTGCAACGAGACCATGATGGCCCTCTGGGAAGAGTGCAAGCCCTGCCTGAAGCAGACCTGCATGAAGTTCTATGCACGTGTCTGCAGAAGCGGCTCTGGTCTCGTGGGGCGCCAG CTGGAGGAGTTTCTGAACCAGAGCTCACCCTTCTACTTCTGGATGAACGGTGACCGTATTGACTCCCTCATGGAGAGTGACCGACAGCAGAGCCAAGCCCTCGACGCCATGCAGGACAGATTTACCCGGGCGTCTGGCATCATGGACACGCTCTTCCAGGACCGCTTCTTCACCCACGAGCCGCAGGACAGCCACTACCTCTCACCCTTCGGCTTCCCCTCACACAGGAGACCTCATTTCTTATACCCCAAGTCCCGCTTAGTCCGtagtctcctgcctctgtcccactTTGGGCCCCTGAGCTTCCACGACATGTTCCAGCCTTTCTTCGATATGATCCACCAGGCTCAACAGGCCATGGACATCCAGTTCCACAGCCCAGCCTTCCAGTTCCCGGACATGGATCTCTTAAGAG AAGGTGAAGACGACCGTGCAGTGTGCAAGGAGATCCGCCACAACTCCACAGGATGTCTGAAGATGAAGGGCCAGTGCGAGAAATGCCAGGAGATCTTGTCCGTGG ACTGTTCGGCCAACAACCCCGCGCAGGCTCACCTGCGCCAGGAGCTGAACGACTCCCTTCAGCTGGCCGAGAGGTTGACCCAGCGGTACAACGAGCTGCTTCATTCGCTCCAGACCAAGATGCTCAACACCTCGTCCCTGCTGGAGCAGCTGAACGAGCAGTTCAACTGGGTGTCTCAGTTGGCTAACCTCACGCAGGACGAAGACGAGTACTACCTCCGCGTCTCCACA GTGACAACCCACTCCTCTGACTCAGACGTCCCCTCCCGTGTCACCGAGGTGGTGGTGAAGCTCTTTGACTCTGACCCCATCACGGTGGTGTTGCCAGAAGAAGTCTCTAGGGATAACCCTAAGTTTATGGACACAGTGGCGGAGAAAGCGCTGCAGGAATACCGCAAGAAAAGCCG agTGGAATGA